One Ignisphaera sp. DNA window includes the following coding sequences:
- a CDS encoding RAMP superfamily CRISPR-associated protein has protein sequence MSSIAVTRKAFTVRDIEVEGTLSGVIEAEIEALSYIHVSMGRERLERLIDIKTAASLLNTVEEALIKGDIKALQRVSSYVALDYIDNVVYGDSVCIPGSTIKGLLRARLELCPAKDGSAISCMRSDVKPISSPPPPGAHGWRHARIWKAVSENRGPYCNPIETQDYTICVVCDIFGAPGVVGRVMPSNFCCSLEAYEKRDLPYGEKVYAIKPGTRLKGSIMFSALKLEEIGALLISMGIAKGSSIGIPVLIGKHKYAYPDMGKARFMVVALKAPLRFAETLAKWGLNCSVEHIEIICREKELQKLIDMAIDETLTRYPQLSQLHGFSEADVKDKVVAK, from the coding sequence ATGTCTAGCATAGCTGTGACCAGAAAGGCTTTTACTGTAAGAGATATAGAGGTGGAGGGGACACTCAGCGGCGTTATCGAGGCTGAGATAGAGGCTCTTTCATATATCCATGTGTCTATGGGTAGGGAGAGGCTGGAGCGTCTAATCGACATTAAAACAGCTGCTAGCCTGCTAAATACTGTTGAAGAAGCTCTCATTAAAGGTGATATAAAAGCGTTGCAGAGGGTTTCATCGTATGTTGCTCTCGACTATATAGACAACGTTGTTTATGGAGATAGTGTGTGTATACCGGGCTCCACAATAAAGGGTCTCTTAAGGGCTAGGCTAGAGCTATGCCCTGCCAAAGATGGCTCGGCCATATCTTGTATGCGAAGCGATGTCAAGCCAATTTCATCACCTCCACCACCAGGCGCCCACGGCTGGAGACATGCAAGAATCTGGAAAGCAGTTTCAGAGAATCGAGGCCCATATTGCAATCCTATAGAGACGCAAGACTATACAATATGTGTTGTCTGCGACATCTTTGGGGCTCCAGGGGTTGTGGGCAGGGTTATGCCAAGCAACTTCTGCTGTAGTCTAGAAGCTTACGAGAAGAGGGATCTGCCATACGGGGAAAAGGTCTATGCAATAAAGCCGGGCACCAGACTCAAAGGCTCAATCATGTTCTCTGCACTCAAGCTTGAGGAGATAGGGGCGCTGCTCATATCAATGGGCATAGCTAAGGGCAGCTCCATTGGCATACCGGTGCTCATCGGCAAACACAAATATGCGTATCCCGACATGGGCAAAGCGAGATTCATGGTTGTAGCGCTCAAAGCTCCACTTCGATTCGCCGAGACCCTCGCTAAGTGGGGGCTGAACTGCAGTGTCGAGCACATCGAAATTATTTGCAGAGAAAAGGAGTTGCAGAAACTCATTGACATGGCCATTGACGAGACCCTCACCAGGTACCCCCAGCTATCGCAACTACACGGATTTTCAGAAGCTGATGTGAAAGACAAGGTGGTTGCGAAGTGA
- a CDS encoding metal-dependent hydrolase, with protein MALIRWLGHAAFVVEVGGYRFLVDPWITNPLSPYRSVESFARDYQEIDFIVVTHGHGDHVGEAEELLKRYKKARIVAVYELAEEIARKAGAVDRSVPANIGGYIRLGPEIGAVLTPAFHSSSTGSPTGVVILGEGKSFYHAGDTGVFGDMRLIHELYKPVVAMLPIGGHFTMGVEEAVKAVELLRPSIAIPMHYNTFDVISADPNRFAALVRERVPGVDVRILKPGESIRV; from the coding sequence TTGGCTTTGATTAGGTGGCTTGGCCACGCAGCCTTTGTTGTAGAGGTTGGTGGCTACAGGTTTTTGGTCGACCCCTGGATAACAAACCCCCTGTCTCCCTATAGAAGCGTCGAGTCCTTTGCTAGAGACTACCAAGAGATAGACTTTATTGTTGTCACCCACGGTCATGGGGACCACGTGGGAGAGGCTGAGGAGCTTCTAAAGAGGTATAAGAAGGCTAGGATAGTAGCTGTATATGAGCTCGCCGAGGAGATAGCTAGAAAGGCCGGGGCTGTCGACAGGTCTGTCCCAGCCAATATAGGCGGCTATATAAGGCTTGGCCCAGAGATTGGGGCTGTCCTAACACCGGCCTTCCACAGCTCCTCAACAGGCTCTCCAACAGGTGTTGTCATTTTGGGTGAGGGCAAGTCGTTTTACCATGCCGGGGACACAGGGGTCTTCGGGGACATGAGGCTTATCCACGAGCTCTACAAACCTGTTGTGGCTATGCTTCCAATAGGAGGGCACTTCACTATGGGTGTTGAGGAGGCTGTGAAGGCAGTTGAGCTCCTCAGACCCTCTATAGCTATACCAATGCATTACAACACATTCGATGTGATATCAGCTGACCCAAACAGGTTTGCGGCCCTGGTTAGGGAGAGGGTCCCCGGCGTAGATGTGAGGATCCTAAAGCCGGGCGAGTCCATAAGGGTATAG
- a CDS encoding HD domain-containing protein has translation MSDYIVVTHQSPLIDETGQQTYITSVSLEKLSNYGKKLLGLVESAVNAVSTLFQGVEQAFRICRDLQGVDLAICLLERLADAISIAFRRYFVTPLTPPVQLQGVVGAVTPSPQDLLYAWIMGRDTAVMREILGEGRSLRGLAKEFDYEKVAGTINEFVKHFGEIVAPPQDMKEALERLDLLLNLPSDTRPGCSISKLIPHTIATTGLAVAMYVNKYWDSLQKNSKQHRLELALLRLAALLHDIGKPASWVEIYRDRVYVSHAAKSVELIEKSRLKDFLSGLGLDEVYKALCELIEKHHDVEKLPSSFKLDGLGLEVKVKELGEILSKADQRSSNIDRLSKYFASIVHDTLAKYAEGRGLKVEDLFAGTGPKIWDAWLSMPNDLYSSVVKKIAESLKARLIPSDLLEDPGSSIEEVKLLVVDVAGIQSFIKRESLRILTATSFVIDACTVYAIPRAIIEKLGLSLDAIVYAGGGFVIAFAPSRTTDVEKVAEYVKSLVGFDINLTYALSELKSSWGWSIRRGVAELAARKELRRTMRRLTETGYEVLCEYCRRRPATENLNGEYVCSECRSLHDLGTGMYIRTKLGYLASLGYREARDIIEKNRVKEVYQYLISWLSGVELDRLGVEQRKIAIVKVDGNAAGQYMASALNIAEAMCRSIRIDMGLKLGFLTALQRLRNSIGNIDEFDKIATRVFAGTLYAGGDDMLAIWPSSVALPLALATAEAFWRLNGGELTLSIAIAAAKPKHNIWNVLDAAEYLLKRCKSRFREERVFKLGPKLVATVSFIKSEWQLFETEVAQLFKKYSATGYRLSQQPFVVTVQRGVGMGCDDMLTVLDALLSQGIGKRVDDLGTATEILIQLASKEDLKNVLRDIESLVQEAMTIVHDHGANNLVLGLYLARESNRVEERSRGVYQGMARLSLLCKDMPPLFDIYNLVEIVIGG, from the coding sequence ATGAGCGATTACATAGTTGTGACACACCAGTCTCCTCTCATCGATGAGACTGGACAGCAGACCTACATAACTAGTGTGAGTCTGGAGAAGCTCTCGAACTATGGGAAAAAGCTGCTTGGATTAGTTGAGTCTGCTGTCAACGCTGTCTCAACGCTCTTCCAAGGTGTGGAACAGGCGTTTAGGATTTGCAGAGACTTGCAGGGGGTAGACCTAGCGATATGCTTGCTTGAGAGGCTCGCCGACGCTATATCGATAGCCTTTCGCAGATACTTCGTAACCCCGCTGACACCCCCGGTACAGCTTCAGGGAGTGGTCGGCGCTGTGACACCGTCTCCACAAGACCTGCTCTACGCATGGATTATGGGTAGAGACACAGCTGTTATGCGGGAGATACTGGGTGAAGGCAGGAGTTTGAGGGGATTAGCCAAAGAGTTTGATTACGAGAAGGTTGCTGGGACCATCAACGAGTTTGTGAAGCACTTCGGAGAAATTGTGGCTCCACCGCAGGACATGAAAGAGGCTCTCGAGAGGCTCGACCTCTTATTGAATTTGCCTTCAGATACTAGGCCTGGGTGTAGCATATCTAAGCTAATCCCGCACACCATTGCCACAACAGGACTGGCTGTAGCAATGTATGTCAACAAATATTGGGATTCCCTCCAGAAGAACTCTAAGCAACATAGACTGGAGCTGGCTTTGCTTAGACTAGCTGCGCTTCTACACGATATAGGCAAGCCCGCTAGCTGGGTTGAGATCTACAGAGATAGGGTTTATGTAAGCCATGCTGCGAAGTCTGTTGAGCTAATCGAGAAGAGCAGGCTCAAAGACTTCTTGTCTGGGCTGGGCTTGGACGAGGTCTACAAAGCTCTTTGTGAGCTCATAGAGAAGCATCACGATGTAGAGAAGTTGCCAAGCTCATTTAAGCTAGATGGTTTGGGATTGGAGGTGAAAGTAAAGGAGCTAGGAGAGATTCTAAGCAAAGCTGACCAGAGGTCTTCGAATATCGATAGGCTTAGCAAGTACTTCGCATCTATTGTACATGACACCCTCGCCAAATATGCTGAAGGGCGTGGGCTAAAGGTTGAGGATCTTTTTGCAGGGACAGGGCCCAAGATATGGGATGCCTGGCTCTCTATGCCTAACGACCTGTACAGCAGTGTTGTAAAGAAGATAGCTGAGAGCCTCAAAGCCCGGCTGATACCCTCTGACCTCCTCGAGGATCCTGGGTCAAGCATAGAGGAGGTCAAGCTGCTGGTAGTTGATGTGGCAGGGATTCAGAGTTTCATAAAGAGGGAGTCGCTTAGAATACTAACAGCTACAAGCTTTGTGATAGACGCCTGCACAGTATATGCCATCCCCAGAGCGATAATCGAGAAGCTCGGTCTCTCGCTAGACGCTATAGTCTATGCAGGCGGGGGCTTTGTAATAGCCTTTGCCCCGTCGCGCACCACAGATGTTGAGAAGGTTGCTGAGTACGTTAAGAGCCTAGTTGGCTTCGACATCAATTTGACCTATGCTTTATCGGAGCTTAAATCCAGTTGGGGCTGGTCCATTAGAAGAGGTGTTGCCGAACTTGCAGCAAGAAAAGAGCTTCGCAGGACAATGAGAAGATTGACTGAGACGGGGTATGAGGTGCTATGCGAGTACTGTAGACGGAGGCCGGCTACAGAGAATCTCAACGGCGAGTATGTGTGTTCCGAGTGCAGAAGTCTGCACGACCTTGGCACAGGCATGTATATAAGAACGAAGCTTGGGTACCTAGCCTCCCTAGGCTATAGAGAGGCTAGAGACATAATCGAGAAGAACAGGGTTAAGGAGGTGTATCAATACCTCATCTCCTGGCTCTCAGGAGTTGAGCTAGATAGGCTTGGTGTTGAGCAGCGCAAGATTGCTATAGTTAAAGTTGATGGAAATGCCGCTGGGCAGTACATGGCGTCGGCACTAAACATTGCTGAGGCTATGTGCAGAAGCATTAGAATAGATATGGGTTTGAAGCTGGGGTTCCTAACAGCGCTTCAAAGGCTCAGGAACAGTATTGGCAATATCGACGAGTTCGACAAGATTGCTACCAGGGTTTTCGCAGGTACCCTATATGCTGGTGGAGACGATATGCTTGCTATATGGCCCTCCAGCGTAGCTCTGCCGCTGGCTCTGGCCACAGCCGAGGCCTTCTGGAGATTGAATGGCGGCGAGCTCACCCTGTCTATAGCTATAGCAGCTGCCAAGCCCAAACACAACATATGGAATGTCCTCGACGCAGCTGAATACCTGCTCAAGAGGTGCAAGTCTAGATTCCGAGAAGAGAGGGTGTTTAAGCTGGGCCCGAAGCTCGTTGCCACAGTATCTTTCATCAAAAGCGAGTGGCAGCTCTTCGAGACAGAGGTTGCACAGCTCTTCAAAAAGTACTCTGCCACCGGCTATAGACTGAGTCAACAGCCTTTCGTAGTAACTGTTCAGAGGGGTGTGGGTATGGGCTGCGACGACATGCTAACAGTTCTCGATGCGCTTCTAAGCCAAGGAATTGGGAAGAGAGTCGATGACCTGGGCACAGCTACGGAGATCCTTATACAGCTAGCCAGCAAAGAGGATCTGAAGAATGTTCTGCGGGACATAGAGTCATTGGTACAGGAAGCCATGACCATAGTCCATGACCACGGGGCTAACAACCTCGTCCTAGGTCTATACCTAGCTAGAGAGTCTAACCGCGTTGAGGAGAGGAGCAGAGGTGTTTACCAGGGAATGGCAAGACTATCGCTTCTCTGCAAAGATATGCCACCTCTATTCGACATCTACAACCTTGTTGAAATAGTCATTGGGGGTTGA
- a CDS encoding RAMP superfamily CRISPR-associated protein, translating to MSGEIQKVVEGLRVLGIDHDVLKSITVIEGEAVNETPLRIGKGRGGLGEVDLPVLRDPRGVPYIPASTIKGATRSLLEAVARAGNYKVCELFNDATCSFAVEFLNYVYQVAQKSRSFDELKKTLLDKQSRGVIAEIASRRRIRDAEAVVSNIMSSIVQVSSVDNLLSVLKQYSPCIICRVFGNQALASKAIFFDVYPVKDQEVKLATRARVAIDRFREAARSGALFEYEFIPPGYRWRFRAELKNIDITACDSDVCKLLRTYLKMFASQGIMFGGMKSVGHGVLRLDPEKTRVVVYVVKDLSLVEEKNITLRELISRW from the coding sequence TTGAGTGGCGAGATTCAGAAGGTTGTGGAAGGACTTCGTGTACTAGGCATCGATCACGATGTTCTGAAGTCGATTACTGTTATAGAAGGTGAAGCTGTTAATGAAACACCGCTTCGCATTGGTAAAGGCCGTGGTGGGTTAGGTGAAGTAGATCTTCCTGTGCTGAGGGATCCTAGAGGTGTGCCATACATTCCTGCATCTACCATCAAAGGTGCTACTAGGTCTCTGTTAGAGGCTGTGGCTAGAGCCGGTAACTACAAGGTGTGTGAACTATTCAACGATGCAACATGCTCTTTTGCAGTTGAATTCCTTAACTATGTGTATCAAGTGGCGCAAAAATCTAGAAGCTTCGATGAATTGAAGAAGACACTTCTTGATAAACAAAGCCGGGGGGTTATTGCTGAAATAGCTTCCCGTAGGCGCATAAGAGATGCAGAAGCTGTGGTCAGCAACATTATGTCTAGTATAGTGCAGGTGTCGTCTGTAGATAATCTGTTGTCTGTGTTGAAGCAGTATAGCCCATGTATAATATGCAGGGTCTTCGGCAACCAAGCCCTCGCCTCTAAGGCCATATTCTTCGATGTGTATCCGGTGAAAGATCAGGAGGTTAAGCTAGCTACACGCGCACGAGTAGCAATAGACCGGTTTAGAGAGGCTGCTAGAAGTGGTGCGCTATTTGAATATGAATTCATACCCCCTGGATACAGGTGGCGCTTCAGAGCAGAGCTAAAGAATATAGACATCACTGCATGTGATAGCGATGTCTGTAAACTTCTGAGAACATATCTAAAGATGTTTGCATCTCAAGGTATAATGTTTGGTGGTATGAAGAGCGTTGGACACGGGGTTCTGAGGCTAGACCCCGAGAAAACCCGTGTTGTAGTCTATGTTGTGAAAGACCTTTCCCTAGTTGAGGAGAAGAACATTACACTAAGAGAATTGATTTCGAGGTGGTGA
- a CDS encoding TM1812 family CRISPR-associated protein has product MWGYPGGWHRARYIPVVPNDKRCVGKPSCWVPGEGIDSYSTTIVEAVALKRLGFEPHLRIYGLDTLATPPRPSSGKQPGKAVEGDPRAKLVEEVGRRVEGSLCSDHIEYNDVVEVARWVLERFTDMYTKEVGEQLAASVSVLPGIGVYRACSNLRRFVYRGSPLNTYAALLIDLADALNCVDPDLVVLDISHGVNYLPVLGREAVHKSIRLYSALRGKKVVVAVVNSDPVQEPGQSSHIHLVELRTYEEKPLELFESTVSDLSMEELKPRALERVEPPKEIQELSKLIDYTSKSYTDLVNALTRASSYGLVLYILTRMAGLDLGELERDISSLEGKVKDALYSRSVRLEGDSVTVEHKYAVTPGVVDLLSALRLLKRLREAIKLDFKAGEGWVELELLEKLGGELGLSRIASKILMYEVQDIEKHVNALETLGVDLSKPLVYNTIIQVLNMSLEDAIAREKLREVLMEAEHKARSRPEQRCQANERHFYAHAGLERNIVEVKKQNEKIYIRYIPACLELVNEIIAKGD; this is encoded by the coding sequence TTGTGGGGCTACCCTGGTGGGTGGCACAGAGCTAGATACATCCCTGTGGTGCCCAATGACAAGAGGTGTGTGGGTAAGCCTAGTTGTTGGGTGCCGGGGGAGGGTATAGATTCCTACTCAACGACTATTGTTGAAGCGGTTGCCTTGAAGAGGCTGGGCTTCGAGCCGCATCTGAGGATCTATGGCCTGGACACGCTTGCAACCCCGCCGAGGCCCAGCTCGGGTAAGCAACCAGGTAAGGCTGTTGAGGGCGATCCAAGGGCTAAGCTCGTTGAGGAGGTGGGCAGGCGTGTCGAGGGATCTCTGTGTAGTGACCATATCGAGTACAATGATGTTGTGGAGGTGGCTAGGTGGGTTCTAGAGAGATTCACAGACATGTACACTAAGGAGGTAGGTGAGCAGCTTGCTGCAAGCGTTAGTGTGCTTCCAGGTATTGGTGTGTACAGGGCATGTTCTAACCTTAGGAGGTTTGTCTATAGGGGGTCGCCGCTCAACACATATGCCGCGTTGTTAATCGATTTAGCAGATGCTCTCAATTGTGTAGACCCAGACCTGGTGGTGCTAGACATAAGCCATGGTGTAAACTACCTTCCGGTGCTTGGCAGAGAGGCTGTTCACAAGTCCATAAGGCTTTATAGTGCGCTGAGGGGGAAGAAAGTGGTGGTAGCTGTTGTGAATAGCGATCCGGTACAAGAGCCAGGCCAGTCCTCACACATCCACCTAGTCGAGCTTAGAACGTATGAGGAGAAGCCGCTGGAGCTCTTCGAGTCAACAGTCAGCGACCTTTCCATGGAGGAGTTAAAGCCGAGAGCGCTCGAGAGGGTTGAGCCGCCGAAGGAGATTCAGGAGCTGAGCAAGCTCATCGACTACACCTCCAAAAGCTACACAGACTTGGTGAACGCTCTTACAAGGGCGTCTAGCTATGGACTCGTTCTATACATATTAACGAGGATGGCCGGCTTAGACCTGGGAGAGCTCGAGAGGGATATATCCAGCCTCGAGGGCAAGGTCAAGGACGCTCTATACTCTAGGAGTGTGAGGCTAGAGGGAGACTCGGTTACAGTTGAGCACAAGTATGCAGTAACCCCAGGGGTTGTGGACCTGCTCTCAGCTCTGAGATTGCTGAAGAGGCTAAGGGAGGCCATCAAGCTCGACTTCAAAGCTGGGGAGGGCTGGGTTGAGCTAGAGCTGTTGGAGAAGCTGGGTGGGGAGCTGGGGCTCAGTAGAATAGCATCGAAGATCCTCATGTACGAAGTGCAAGACATTGAAAAGCATGTGAATGCCCTCGAGACGCTGGGAGTAGACCTGTCCAAGCCACTAGTCTACAACACCATAATCCAAGTCCTCAATATGAGCCTTGAAGATGCCATAGCGAGGGAGAAGCTGAGAGAAGTACTCATGGAAGCAGAGCACAAAGCGAGAAGCAGGCCCGAGCAGAGATGCCAAGCCAACGAGAGACACTTCTATGCGCACGCCGGGTTGGAAAGAAATATTGTAGAGGTAAAGAAGCAGAACGAGAAGATCTACATACGCTATATACCAGCATGTCTAGAACTCGTCAACGAGATAATTGCGAAAGGCGACTAA
- a CDS encoding RAMP superfamily CRISPR-associated protein, with protein MIDANIVGNRLREFIEREKKLNTVLYLKLVFKPLNSLGLVHIASERGAAYTPVFRVGGEIYIPASSFIGALRSAAESIAKVSLNAFGDIADRIFAEAHCEPEEDIIRHICSPRGDEYLSLVKNLVKVLTSNRDLYRHFLTDDAATEISNIMGGVDSLDKMPRELEPVLSALCPICRLFGGPGLGSKISVLRVEPHIVSTHTVTHVSISRQSSTAMPQRLYTREYAALDSLSIDITIKNVVRGGPELRILRAVLEYLNKVGISIGGAKSIGVGKLFLDLENSRGIYIDLNTINDKTKLLDALINIENLAQKPLGELLKEFA; from the coding sequence GTGATAGACGCCAACATTGTTGGTAATAGGCTGAGAGAGTTTATTGAGCGAGAGAAAAAGCTGAACACTGTGCTCTACCTAAAGCTGGTGTTCAAGCCCCTTAACAGTCTTGGGCTAGTGCATATAGCCTCAGAGAGGGGGGCGGCATACACCCCCGTATTCAGAGTTGGCGGCGAGATCTACATACCTGCATCGAGTTTCATAGGGGCTCTCAGATCAGCTGCAGAATCCATTGCCAAGGTGTCTCTCAACGCATTTGGAGACATAGCCGACAGGATCTTCGCTGAGGCACACTGCGAACCTGAGGAAGATATAATCAGACATATATGTTCTCCCCGCGGAGATGAGTACCTAAGCCTCGTCAAGAACTTAGTCAAGGTATTAACCAGTAACAGAGATCTCTACAGGCATTTCTTAACCGATGATGCCGCTACAGAGATTTCGAATATAATGGGGGGTGTTGATAGCCTCGACAAAATGCCTAGAGAGCTAGAGCCAGTGCTCTCAGCTCTGTGCCCGATATGCAGGCTCTTCGGAGGCCCTGGTCTAGGATCCAAGATATCTGTGCTTAGGGTAGAGCCACACATAGTTTCTACGCATACTGTTACCCATGTATCTATCTCTCGCCAGAGCTCTACAGCAATGCCCCAACGGCTATACACACGAGAGTACGCAGCATTAGACTCTCTATCGATAGATATAACCATAAAGAATGTTGTAAGAGGTGGCCCAGAACTTAGAATACTTAGAGCTGTGCTAGAATATCTAAACAAGGTGGGGATATCTATTGGAGGTGCAAAGTCCATAGGTGTTGGCAAGCTTTTCCTAGATCTTGAAAACAGTAGAGGGATATACATAGATCTGAATACCATTAACGACAAAACAAAACTACTTGATGCGCTGATAAATATCGAGAACCTAGCTCAGAAACCTCTTGGCGAACTGCTTAAAGAGTTCGCCTAG
- the map gene encoding type II methionyl aminopeptidase yields the protein MMGQEEIESYVKAGQIACKILRDSTKIVRPGAKVIEIAEQIEKRIAEMGGEPAFPVNISINDVAAHYTPEAGDTLTVPEGAVVKIDIGVHVNGYIADTAITVALDDRYNMLCEAAKTALEKAVEAANIGTKFSEVGHIVESVIKSYGFKPIYNLSGHSLDRFSIHAGEVIPNYRDRLVLGSFKAGRAYAIEPFATSGDGYVTEGRKTLIYALRPNPKKLSKLGQELQTVFNTIYDDRKTLPFALRWYTNRFSLELLEKAVKAFVQSGLAIAYPVLVERSGGVVAQFEHTILFTDKGEKIVTTECLMQPT from the coding sequence ATGATGGGGCAGGAGGAGATCGAGAGCTATGTCAAGGCAGGTCAAATAGCATGCAAAATCCTTAGAGACTCCACAAAGATTGTTAGACCGGGGGCGAAGGTGATAGAAATTGCTGAGCAGATCGAGAAGAGGATTGCTGAGATGGGTGGGGAGCCAGCATTCCCAGTAAACATATCTATAAACGATGTGGCGGCCCACTACACGCCAGAGGCTGGAGACACTCTCACAGTTCCTGAGGGGGCTGTCGTGAAGATAGATATAGGCGTTCATGTGAATGGCTACATAGCAGACACAGCCATTACAGTAGCACTCGACGACAGATACAACATGCTTTGCGAAGCAGCTAAAACAGCTCTGGAGAAAGCCGTTGAGGCGGCCAACATAGGGACAAAGTTCAGCGAGGTTGGCCACATAGTCGAATCTGTTATAAAAAGCTATGGATTCAAGCCAATATACAATCTGAGTGGGCATAGCCTAGACAGGTTCTCTATACATGCGGGCGAGGTAATCCCAAACTACAGAGACAGGCTTGTTCTCGGCTCCTTCAAGGCGGGGAGGGCATATGCTATAGAGCCCTTCGCAACAAGCGGAGATGGATATGTTACAGAAGGTAGAAAGACGCTGATATACGCGCTAAGGCCAAACCCCAAGAAGCTTTCGAAGCTTGGCCAAGAGCTTCAAACAGTCTTCAACACCATATACGATGACAGAAAGACACTGCCCTTCGCACTGAGGTGGTACACAAATAGGTTTAGCCTCGAGCTCCTCGAAAAGGCTGTGAAAGCCTTTGTCCAAAGCGGTCTAGCCATAGCTTATCCAGTCCTGGTCGAGAGGAGCGGGGGTGTGGTGGCACAATTCGAGCACACAATACTATTCACAGACAAGGGGGAGAAGATAGTTACAACAGAGTGCCTGATGCAGCCCACCTAA
- the csx7 gene encoding CRISPR-associated RAMP protein Csx7 codes for MSVAAKAFEWFGLHKLVRRVVFEGTITNIEPLRVGAGRAAATFEPVDLVVVKITTADGKSIPYIPGSSLKGVFRSYVVKLMRSAGLAVCGGVPGDTCLKGDEFEELEKHRASYESLAENIANALPKPICLACLMFGSPGLVSHIRFYDSYPTDGYRLGYRTMVAIDRRTGVAKPRALFSVEYVEPGAKFGFRVEFVNLPNYAIGVVAESLLDMHMGLLKIGGLKTRGFGWVKIENLKVYGYDYRGGAELKDSIPALDPLDVDVKVVESSWLEMLKNFANAWRGALQKLRKVSESGWRWSSCLA; via the coding sequence GTGAGTGTAGCTGCCAAGGCTTTTGAATGGTTTGGACTTCACAAGCTGGTTAGAAGGGTGGTGTTTGAGGGCACTATAACAAATATTGAGCCGCTCAGGGTCGGAGCTGGTCGTGCTGCAGCTACTTTCGAGCCTGTAGACCTGGTGGTTGTCAAGATAACCACGGCTGACGGCAAAAGCATCCCCTATATCCCTGGCTCGTCACTGAAAGGGGTTTTCAGAAGCTATGTTGTTAAATTGATGAGGAGTGCAGGGCTTGCTGTTTGTGGTGGTGTGCCCGGGGATACATGTCTCAAAGGAGATGAGTTTGAGGAGCTTGAAAAGCATAGGGCTTCTTATGAGAGCCTTGCGGAGAACATAGCTAATGCGTTACCTAAGCCTATATGCTTGGCATGCCTAATGTTTGGCTCCCCTGGCCTAGTCTCGCACATCAGGTTCTATGACAGCTACCCCACTGATGGGTACAGACTTGGCTATAGAACTATGGTTGCAATCGATAGGAGGACTGGTGTGGCAAAACCCAGGGCTCTGTTCAGTGTTGAGTATGTGGAGCCTGGCGCCAAGTTTGGTTTCAGAGTAGAGTTTGTTAATCTACCTAACTATGCAATTGGCGTTGTTGCAGAGTCCCTACTGGATATGCACATGGGTCTTCTGAAGATTGGAGGCCTCAAGACACGGGGCTTTGGCTGGGTCAAAATCGAGAATCTGAAAGTTTATGGCTATGACTATAGAGGGGGTGCGGAACTTAAAGACTCTATACCGGCTCTCGATCCGTTGGACGTGGATGTAAAGGTGGTGGAGAGCAGCTGGCTGGAGATGCTCAAGAACTTTGCCAATGCTTGGAGAGGTGCATTGCAGAAGCTTAGGAAGGTGTCTGAAAGTGGTTGGAGGTGGAGCTCATGTCTAGCATAG
- a CDS encoding radical SAM protein: MDTKLGTGYNPIELSKAVEKLVSVDVGGAVARKYFGLAPTRFYGGSATGYATGCNLRCVYCWSLARNARAVGDYHKPVDVARKLVGMASQNGYRFARLSGGEPTIAFEHLLQLLDHLNMFRDIWRGMFILETNGVLIGYDKRLAEALSRYRFVVARVSIKGCSEEEFHTITGAEKSFFNTQIQAVKNLLDSGIETRVAITISFCKKETLAKLLERLATIDTRLVDSMEIEYVKLYPAVQKRLCKKGLAPWIAIRPPDKIVDQEKLYELCREEPQRSHSEGNS; encoded by the coding sequence ATGGATACGAAGCTCGGCACTGGCTACAACCCCATAGAGCTCTCGAAAGCAGTTGAGAAGCTTGTCTCAGTGGATGTTGGAGGGGCTGTGGCGAGAAAGTACTTTGGGCTTGCGCCAACCAGGTTCTACGGAGGCTCTGCAACAGGCTATGCAACAGGCTGCAACCTTAGATGTGTATACTGCTGGAGTCTAGCCAGAAACGCTAGGGCTGTCGGGGACTACCACAAACCTGTTGATGTCGCAAGAAAGTTGGTTGGGATGGCCAGTCAAAACGGCTATAGATTTGCTAGGCTGAGTGGGGGAGAGCCGACAATAGCCTTTGAACACCTCCTGCAGCTGCTAGACCACCTAAACATGTTTAGAGACATTTGGAGGGGGATGTTCATACTAGAGACAAACGGGGTTCTGATAGGCTATGACAAGAGGTTGGCAGAGGCGCTGAGCAGATACAGGTTTGTTGTGGCCAGGGTGTCGATAAAGGGCTGCAGCGAGGAGGAGTTCCACACGATAACGGGGGCTGAGAAGAGCTTCTTCAACACACAGATACAAGCGGTAAAAAACCTGTTGGACAGCGGCATAGAGACGAGAGTCGCAATAACAATAAGCTTCTGCAAAAAAGAGACGCTTGCAAAACTCCTCGAGAGGCTGGCGACAATAGACACAAGGCTTGTGGACAGCATGGAGATAGAGTATGTAAAGCTCTATCCAGCAGTCCAGAAAAGGCTATGCAAAAAGGGCTTGGCACCATGGATAGCGATAAGACCCCCAGACAAGATAGTAGACCAGGAGAAGCTCTATGAGCTCTGCAGAGAAGAGCCTCAGAGAAGCCATAGCGAAGGTAATAGCTAG